The Flavobacteriales bacterium DNA segment TTTGGTGCCTTTAGGGAGCACGGCATAGCTCCAGCGGGTCTTCTTGAGGACGATGGTGTCATTGTACAGTGCTTGTGAACGGAAATCGATGATCTGTCCTGGGTCGAGAGGAATGCCTTTGAATCGCATCTCGAAATGGAGGTGTGAACCGGTACTATGACCTGAACTTCCACCCAGACCGATGACCTGTCCGGCAGCCACTTCATCTCCTACTTCTACTTTGAAGCGATGTAGGTGG contains these protein-coding regions:
- a CDS encoding peptidoglycan DD-metalloendopeptidase family protein, with protein sequence HLHRFKVEVGDEVAAGQVIGLGGSSGHSTGSHLHFEMRFKGIPLDPGQIIDFRSQALYNDTIVLKKTRWSYAVLPKGTKYHIVEKGDYLHRIAGQYGLSVQAICELNGIRRNDYLRLGQKLRIGTQ